TTACTAAGAAGGCTAGTCCTAAGAAGGAAAGATTAAAAATATATGCACCTATACACGCTATTCCACAGGGTACAGGTATTGAGTGTCCATATGGAGAGATTGTAAATATAGAAAATGGTTATTCCATAGCAATTTGCAAGATCCTTGAAAGACCATTGACAAAATATGAGCTTCCATTATGTAATAAGTATTGGCGGGAGTGTCCATATAGAGCTATAACACCTATATAGCTAGCTCTGATGAATAGCATATCTAGAGATAGCAGCTATACATCCAAATGTATCTTTAAACCACTGATATTCATCTAAAGATTCAGGAATGATGATCATTTTTGCACCCCTCTCCATAGCTATTTTCTCTAATCTATCGAAATCAGGATGATCCTCACATATTAATATCTTTTCAATTGCGCCATTATTGAGTAATTCCTCTATATCCTTTAAGCCATATACTGCATATCCATCATCCTTAGCAATATGATACTTAAATTCTTCTATAGCCTCCATAGACTCAACAAATCTCTGTTTAACTAAAATGTCCTTTGCCTTAATTACAACTTCCTTAAGTCCTACAATACCTTGGTAAGCAACATCTATAGTCTCACTTATGATGAGTTTTCTGATTCTATAATCAAGATTATCTGCCTCTTTAAGGAAATCCTGTTTTGCATATCCAGGACCAGCAACTATTACTCCCTTTAGCTTTCCTTCTTCTATCAATGGAACGAAATAGCTATTAACCTTTTCAGCTACATGTTTATAGAATTCCTCGACCATCTGCTCTATTATTCTATCAAACCTCCTCTGACTTTGTCCTCCCTTATGATGTTTTCCAGGTATATACCATTCTATCTCATCTAGAACAACTATTCCTGAAGGTTTTAAAATACCTATTGTTGCTTCATCTCTCTCTATAATTATTATGCCATAGACATCTGATTCCTCAACCATAGGAACTAGAAATTCTGTATGGAATTCCTTATCAGTTCTATAGAAGTATACAGGTACAGGATCTGGTGGTGAAAACACTATAGCTATATTCTCCCCTGTATCATCATTGATCCCTGCAAACACCACTAATCCATTCTTGGGATTTTCACGTATCTTCGATAATCTATCTATAGCTGCTGTTAAAGCCCACTGAACAGCATCCCTTGTCCTCTTAAGCTTGATATTCTCTGTAATAGCTAGCTCCTGCCTAAGTAGACTAACAACATCGCTTATTGGTCTTCCTGGAGGTATATATAAACTGAGCAATGTAGTTGCATGAGCTTTCCACTTCTTCAACTCCTTTATAAGTTGCTTAAGAGTTCTTCTATCTATTGATAACTTCTCCTCATGAATGCTAAACAGACATCCCTTTACACCTAGCTCTAATAATATATATATCTATAGTAAGATGCTTATAAGCTTAGGGTATATATGCACAGTGCTGTGTGATAAAAAGAAGGCTTTGTATACTAATATCCTGTGTAGAATGTATGCCTAGCAATTCTATCAATATATTGAACGATGAAGAATCAGAGATTTCTATAAGTAATAAACATCGAGAAACAGAATTTTTGGAGATACCAAATAGTATTGAGAAGAATGACACATATACAAATATTGATGTTAAGGGACCTAGATCTAGAATTGTAAATGCAATCCTATTACTTCTCTATATGAGACCTATGAAGAGCTCTGAAATAGCTAGTATAATTGGTAAAAATACAAAGCTTGTTAGTAGTTACTTAAGTTATTGGAAGGTTAGAGGTTATGTTGTATATAGAGCTGGATACTGGAGTTTAACGAAGAGTGGGGAGGAATATGTAAAGATATTTCTAGAATCTCTTGGTATACCTGTACTCTCACCCAGAGATGTGGTCCAGTTAGCCCAGAAACTAACAAGAGAACAGGATCTATCAACAATAAACAACTGGATTCTAGCTCAAAGATCTCAGGAAGAGACAGAAATACAGTCTTTCACTGGCAGACAAACAGAATCTTATGTGGGTAAACAAGAACCTAAACCCACATCAGAAGAGATTAACAGAAAGGCTATTGAATGTGCATCAAAAATCCTGAGATCAAAAGATCTCCTAGAAGATGAAATGACAGTTCTTAGCTATCTAATAAAACATTATGTTGAATGGAACAGTACATATGTATATCTGGATCAAATATCTGAAGAACTTCATTATCCAAATAACGAATTAGTATCAATCCTAAGAAAGCTTCAGACAAAGAAATTGATATATCTATATACAGATAGACGTTTTGGTATAAGGGTTGGATTGGGTAGGACATTTAAGCAGTTACTAGATAGCTGTACATCAAAGAATATTCATAAGTAGATCTACTACTTCTACAACTATGAATTAAGTTGCTTCTTGTTTACCAATACTAATTTTAATGATGTTGTCTTTATACAAACCAATTAAATATTACGAATATAGGATTCTCACTTTCTATACCCTTGTTGTAGTTGTAGTAGTTATACTACTAGTAATATTGATAGAGGTTATCTTTCCATCCATATTCTCCAATTAGAGGTACAAAGATACATGGTATAGAGTCTCTTATGCGTATCCTTCCCTTTTCATCTTTAGTTACTATTTGTAGAATCTGCTCCCAGCGATCGCCTACAGGTATAACCATTTTGCCCATAGGCTTTAGCTGTCTTAGCAATGGCTCAGGAATCTTTGGTGATGCTGCTGTTACTATTATTCTATCAAATGGTGCAAAAGGCTCTAGACCTAGAGTCCCATCGCCTATGGCTATGGTTATGAAATCTAGTAGTTCTGGTTTTGCTTTAGCTATATTTATCAAAGCTCTTTTTGCCAATCCTGCTATTCGTTCAATCGTATATACATGTCCCCTAGGATCTTTTGAAACTATATATGCAAGTATAGCTGCTTGATAGCCAGAACCTGTACCTATCTCTAGAACCCTATTACCAGGTTCTACAGATAGTTCTTCAGTCATTATAGCAACCATATGGGGAGCACTAATGGTTTGTCCAAAGCCTATTGGGAGAGGTGTATCTTGATATGCATATTCCTTTAGATGTTCAGGTACAAATTGCTCTCTTGGAATAGCTAGAAATGCTTCTTCAACATCTTTACTCCTTATTACCCCCTCCCTCTTAAGATATTCTACAAGCATTTTTCTCTGATATTCATAGCTCATTTGATCCTAAGCCTTTCTACATCTATATTTCTTCTGAAATAAGATAATTAGCTACACAAAATATATTCTTTATGAGGTCTAGATAATGGTTATCATATCTAAAGAATATCTTGAGGCAAGAGGGCATCCAATGATAAGAGCATTACATACAACAACATTTGAAATAACAAAGGATAGTGATATAGGTCCTAGGGGAGATTGTATAATAGGTGTAAAACTAGATAGAGGTGTAGGAGAATTAGATGAAAAATTCAAAAATATTCTTAGAAAGGATTTTTCAATAGTATTGATAGCTCTATATACAGAGGATAACATAGGTGATATTGTTATAGCTACAGGTAGTTCAAAGCTATTGCTAAGCGATAATAGAAGAATTGTTGTTAGAAAGAGTAGTTTCATAGGTCCAGAGACTCTTGCCATAAGAGCGAATAAAGCTGCTAGAGATATAAATAGAGAATTTATAAAGAGAATTCAAGATACATCAATAAAAATTTATATAGAGCTATATGCAATTGATCTAGAGGATTCTATTAATCCAAGGCTAAATATGTTATTAAAACTTATGTAGAGCTATGTTTTCTATAACAATCCTATAGATATATCTTCTTGGTGCATAATCTAATACCTTCCTATAGCTAGATATCACTCCTTTAGCTCTACATTCATATAATTCTCTATTCACCATATCTATAGCCTCATTAACATTTTTAGATATGATGTATAGATATATCTTTCCAGAGCTTTTTACAACCTCTAGTGCACTACATATCAATTTGTATGCATGGTGTGGAAGGTTCATAATTATGGCATCGAATTTTCCTATAAATCCTCTATTCTCTATAAAGTTAATACTGTCTATTTCGAGAATATCTATATATCCTTTAAGTCTATTCATCTCTATGCTTTCTCTTAGAAGCTTCAAAGCATCTCTATTAATATCACATGCAACTATATAGCTATTACTTATCTTTGCTATATGGAGAGCAAAAGGTCCTACACCTGTAAAAAGATCGAGAATAGATCTAGCGTAACTTAGCTCTTTAGCGACAAGGCTATGCTCTGTTGATAGAGATGGATTAAAATATGTTTTTGCAATATCTACAGCAATTAATATTCCATGCTCTTTATGAATAGTCTTTGTCTTTTCTTCACCACCTATAAACACTATATTCCTTACTCTATGCATACCCTCGACAATACCCTTGGCATAGATCGTTCTAACACTAGGATTGAGTTTTATTACAGCCTCTGTTATTGCTTCTCTATATCTCTCTAGAAGATCTCTACAATAAACTTCGATTAGAGCTATATCTCCAATAATATCTATAGATGACGATATACATTCACCTATATCCCTACTACCAACAATATTTTCAAGCATTTTTCTAAGATCTATACCATGTATAATCTCTCTATATTTATATTCAAAACAATGTTTTGAAATATTTAGTGTTGCTCCTTGACTATCTATACATTTAAGAATAATATCATCGCTATATATAGGAATTACTACAGAGTCGTTAATATGTTTTATCTTTAGCTCCTTCCTAAGAGCTTTACACCTCTTTAAAATACCTAGAATTTCATTGGCTCTCCTCCTATCTATTACAATAGCATTACTCTCTATACACATTTCCATCGTTATCCATCTCGCCTTATACATCAATTTATATTCTGACTTTCGTTATTATCTTTGTACTCGGTGTTTTTATAATGATAAAGACCATTGGCGTAGTGGTAAAGCATGGAAGTACTACAGGTTATGAAATTGCTAGAAAGGTACTTGAATATGGTTCAAATGTTCTAGGCCTAGAGATGTTGTTAGAGGAGGAAATATCTGTTGATATTAATTGGAGAAATACCTTTAGTCTTGGTAGAGATAGGGTGGATATCATTATGGTTATAGGTGGTGATGGAACTCTCTTTAGAACTCTTCATAGACTTGGTGAAGATGTTGTACCTATAATGACTGTTAAGGCTGGTAGAAGAGGGTTTCTACTCGATGTATATCCGGAGGAGGTTTTTGATAGACTTAGAGATCTTGTTGAGGGTAGATATAGATTGGTTGAATATATGAGGCTTGAAACATCTATTGAGGGTAGATATACAAGAGCTTTACCTTTA
Above is a genomic segment from Ignisphaera aggregans DSM 17230 containing:
- a CDS encoding protein-L-isoaspartate O-methyltransferase (COGs: COG2518 Protein-L-isoaspartate carboxylmethyltransferase~InterPro IPR000682~KEGG: smr:Smar_0720 protein-L-isoaspartate O-methyltransferase~PFAM: protein-L-isoaspartate(D-aspartate) O-methyltransferase~PRIAM: Protein-L-isoaspartate(D-aspartate) O-methyltransferase~SPTR: A3DMG3 Protein-L-isoaspartate O-methyltransferase~TIGRFAM: protein-L-isoaspartate O-methyltransferase~PFAM: Protein-L-isoaspartate(D-aspartate) O-methyltransferase (PCMT)~TIGRFAM: protein-L-isoaspartate(D-aspartate) O-methyltransferase), coding for MSYEYQRKMLVEYLKREGVIRSKDVEEAFLAIPREQFVPEHLKEYAYQDTPLPIGFGQTISAPHMVAIMTEELSVEPGNRVLEIGTGSGYQAAILAYIVSKDPRGHVYTIERIAGLAKRALINIAKAKPELLDFITIAIGDGTLGLEPFAPFDRIIVTAASPKIPEPLLRQLKPMGKMVIPVGDRWEQILQIVTKDEKGRIRIRDSIPCIFVPLIGEYGWKDNLYQYY
- a CDS encoding protein of unknown function Met10 (COGs: COG2520 methyltransferase~InterPro IPR007848:IPR003402~KEGG: iho:Igni_0319 methyltransferase~PFAM: protein of unknown function Met10; methyltransferase small~SPTR: A8A9A0 Methyltransferase~PFAM: Met-10+ like-protein); the encoded protein is MEMCIESNAIVIDRRRANEILGILKRCKALRKELKIKHINDSVVIPIYSDDIILKCIDSQGATLNISKHCFEYKYREIIHGIDLRKMLENIVGSRDIGECISSSIDIIGDIALIEVYCRDLLERYREAITEAVIKLNPSVRTIYAKGIVEGMHRVRNIVFIGGEEKTKTIHKEHGILIAVDIAKTYFNPSLSTEHSLVAKELSYARSILDLFTGVGPFALHIAKISNSYIVACDINRDALKLLRESIEMNRLKGYIDILEIDSINFIENRGFIGKFDAIIMNLPHHAYKLICSALEVVKSSGKIYLYIISKNVNEAIDMVNRELYECRAKGVISSYRKVLDYAPRRYIYRIVIENIALHKF
- a CDS encoding peptide chain release factor subunit 1 (aeRF-1) (COGs: COG1503 Peptide chain release factor 1 (eRF1)~InterPro IPR005140:IPR005142:IPR005141~KEGG: hbu:Hbut_1221 peptide chain release factor 1~PFAM: eRF1 domain 2 protein; eRF1 domain 1 protein; eRF1 domain 3 protein~SPTR: A2BM42 Peptide chain release factor subunit 1~PFAM: eRF1 domain 3; eRF1 domain 2; eRF1 domain 1~TIGRFAM: peptide chain release factor eRF/aRF, subunit 1; peptide chain release factor 1, archaeal and eukaryotic forms), producing the protein MKKWKAHATTLLSLYIPPGRPISDVVSLLRQELAITENIKLKRTRDAVQWALTAAIDRLSKIRENPKNGLVVFAGINDDTGENIAIVFSPPDPVPVYFYRTDKEFHTEFLVPMVEESDVYGIIIIERDEATIGILKPSGIVVLDEIEWYIPGKHHKGGQSQRRFDRIIEQMVEEFYKHVAEKVNSYFVPLIEEGKLKGVIVAGPGYAKQDFLKEADNLDYRIRKLIISETIDVAYQGIVGLKEVVIKAKDILVKQRFVESMEAIEEFKYHIAKDDGYAVYGLKDIEELLNNGAIEKILICEDHPDFDRLEKIAMERGAKMIIIPESLDEYQWFKDTFGCIAAISRYAIHQS
- a CDS encoding Protein of unknown function DUF371 (COGs: COG2090 conserved hypothetical protein~InterPro IPR007171~KEGG: smr:Smar_0721 hypothetical protein~PFAM: Protein of unknown function DUF371~SPTR: A3DMG4 Putative uncharacterized protein~PFAM: Domain of unknown function (DUF371)) — its product is MVIISKEYLEARGHPMIRALHTTTFEITKDSDIGPRGDCIIGVKLDRGVGELDEKFKNILRKDFSIVLIALYTEDNIGDIVIATGSSKLLLSDNRRIVVRKSSFIGPETLAIRANKAARDINREFIKRIQDTSIKIYIELYAIDLEDSINPRLNMLLKLM
- a CDS encoding conserved hypothetical protein (KEGG: iho:Igni_1438 hypothetical protein~SPTR: A8ACG2 Putative uncharacterized protein); amino-acid sequence: MYIVKCMPCPWYFHGVCTSPKLPDPTEDVVAVERCTSETAYRGCSLFVEPSNRITKKASPKKERLKIYAPIHAIPQGTGIECPYGEIVNIENGYSIAICKILERPLTKYELPLCNKYWRECPYRAITPI
- a CDS encoding conserved hypothetical protein (KEGG: hbu:Hbut_1216 hypothetical protein~SPTR: A2BM39 Conserved crenarchaeal protein); its protein translation is MPSNSINILNDEESEISISNKHRETEFLEIPNSIEKNDTYTNIDVKGPRSRIVNAILLLLYMRPMKSSEIASIIGKNTKLVSSYLSYWKVRGYVVYRAGYWSLTKSGEEYVKIFLESLGIPVLSPRDVVQLAQKLTREQDLSTINNWILAQRSQEETEIQSFTGRQTESYVGKQEPKPTSEEINRKAIECASKILRSKDLLEDEMTVLSYLIKHYVEWNSTYVYLDQISEELHYPNNELVSILRKLQTKKLIYLYTDRRFGIRVGLGRTFKQLLDSCTSKNIHK